Within Dysosmobacter sp. Marseille-Q4140, the genomic segment TCCGGCGGCGCGCTGCTCCTCCAGGCGGGAGAGCACCTGGTCCCGCTCCTTCAAAAGGTCCGCGTACAGGCGGTCATACGCCGCAAGGCGCTCCTGGTCGGTCATGGCGTTCCCCTCACACGTTGAAGCGGAAGTAGATCATGTCACCGTCCTGGACCACGTACTCCTTGCCCTCGCTGCGCAGCTGGCCCTTCTCCCGGGCCGCGGCCACGCTGCCGCACTTGACCATGTCCTCGTAGGCGATGACCTCCGCCCGGATGAAGCCCCGCTCGATGTCGGTGTGGATCTTACCGGCGGCCTGGGGGGCCTTGGTGCCCTTCTTGATGGTCCAGGCCCGGCACTCGTCCTTGCCGTAGGTCAGGAAGGAGATCAGGCCCAGCAGGGCGTAGGAGCACTTGATGAGCCGGTCCAGGCCGGACTCCTCCACGCCCAGCTCCTCCAGGAACATCTGCTTCTCCTCGCCCTCCAGCTCGGCGATGTCCTGCTCCAGCTTGGCGCAGATGGGCAGCACCTGGGCGCCCTCGGCATCGGCGATGGCCTTGACCTGCTGGTAGTAGGGGTTGGCGTCCAGATGGGTGAAGCCCTCCTCGTCGGTGTTGGCGGCGTAGATGACGGGCTTGAGGCTCAGCAGGTCACTGGTGGCGATCAGGGCCATGTCCTCGTCGGAGCAGTCATAGGTCCGGGCGGACTTGCCGTTGTTCAGGTGCTCCGCCAGGCCCTTGAACACGTCCACCTCGTGGAGGAACTTCTTGTCGCCCTTGGCGGCCTTGGCGGCCCGCTCGATCCGGCGGTTCACCATCTCCAGGTCCGCCATGATCAGCTCCAGGTCGATGGTCTCGATGTCCCCCTTGGGGTCCACGGGCACGTTGGTGCCGGCGTCGGCCACCACGTGCATGATGTTCTCGTCGTCAAAGCAGCGCACCACATGGACGATGGCGTCGGTCTCCCGGATGTTGGCCAGGAACTTGTTGCCCAGGCCCGCGCCCTGGCTGGCGCCCTTGACCAGACCCGCGATGTCCACGAACTCCACCACCGCCGGGGTCTTTTTATCCGGCTCGTACATCTCCGCCAGATGGTCCAGCCGCTCGTCCGGCACGGCCACCATGCCCACGTTGGGGTCGATGGTGCAGAAGGGGTAGTTGGCGCTCTCGGCGCCGGCGTTGGTGATGGCGTTGAACAGGGTCGATTTTCCTACATTTGGAAGTCCCACAATACCGAGCTTCATAAAAGCAAATCTCCTTTGCCGTATTTTCGACTTAGTATTGTACCATTCTCCCGCCGAAAGCGCAAGAGCAGCAGACGAAAGGGGGGCATTTTCCCACAAAAAGTCTCCGTATCGCCCAAAAGCGCGCCGGGGAGTCCCGGCGCGCTTTTCCAAATTCAACGGTTGCGATTCTATGTTCACACGCCGCTCCTGCCGCATGGAGGCTGTGCCTTTCCGCAGCTGCTGCCGCAGGCCTCCTCAGGCGCGATGCGATGCTGGTTTACCGGCCGCCGCCGAAAAAGTAGTCGAACAGATCGTAGGGATCGTAGCCGCCGTACTGACTGTTGTCCTGGACGGTCTGGTCCTGGTTCTCATTGGCGGCGGTATCGGCCGGGGTGGCGTCCCAGGTCAGGGACAACGTGATGGTCTCGCCCTGGCGGTACACGGTGAAGGTCACAGTGTCGCCGGCGGAATACTGCTTCTTGACGGCGGTCAGATCCTCCATGGTGGAGATAGTGGTGTCGTCCACCTTGGTGATCACATCGCCCATCTGGAGTCCCGCCTTCTCTGCGGCGCTGCCCTCCTCCACGGAGTAGACGAACACGCCCTCGGAGATATCATAGCGGTACTGAGCCGCCATCTGCTCGGTCATGGAGCCGCCGAAGATGCCCAGGTACGGCTTGTTGGTCACGTAGCCGTTGGTCATGATGTCCTCGATCATGGCGTACACGTCGTTGATGGGGATGGCGAAGCCCAGGCCCTCTACGGACTCATCGGAGTAGCTGGAGTACTTGGCGGAGACGATGCCTACCACCTCGCCGTAGCTGTTCATCAGGGGGCCGCCGGAGTTGCCGGGGTTGATGGAGGCGTCGGTCTGGATCATGTTGAAGGGCGTGCCGTCCACGTTGATGGTGCGGTTCACACTGGAGACCATGCCGCCGGACATGGAGAAGGTCAGCTCGCCCAGGGGGTTGCCGATGGCCAGCACGTGGTCACCCACGTTCAGCGTGCTGCTGTCGCCCAGCGTCACCGCCGGCAGGCCCGTGGCCTCCACCTTGATGACGGCGATGTCATAGTCCTCGTCGCCGCCCACATACAGCGCGTTGTACTCATCACCGTTGTACATGGTGACGGTGACGGTGTCGGCGTCCTTGACCACATGGTAGTTGGTGACGATATAGCCGTCCGCCGTCAGCACGAAGCCGGAGCCGGCAGAAGCGGTCTCCACCGCCTGACCGAAGAAGTTGGTGCCGCTGGTGGCGCTGGTCCGGATGGACACCACGCTGTTGACGGTGGCGGCGTAGACCTCCGCGTCGCTCATCTCGGTTTTGCCGTCCACCTTGTTGATGGAAACGGTGGTGGCAGGCCGGCTGCTGACATTGATGGAGGTGCCGCTGCCGGACCGGGAGATGCCCCAGGCCACGCCGCCGCCCACGGCGCCGCCCAGCAGGGCGCAGCACAGGGCCAGCGCGGTGATCTTCAGGCCCATGC encodes:
- the ychF gene encoding redox-regulated ATPase YchF — encoded protein: MKLGIVGLPNVGKSTLFNAITNAGAESANYPFCTIDPNVGMVAVPDERLDHLAEMYEPDKKTPAVVEFVDIAGLVKGASQGAGLGNKFLANIRETDAIVHVVRCFDDENIMHVVADAGTNVPVDPKGDIETIDLELIMADLEMVNRRIERAAKAAKGDKKFLHEVDVFKGLAEHLNNGKSARTYDCSDEDMALIATSDLLSLKPVIYAANTDEEGFTHLDANPYYQQVKAIADAEGAQVLPICAKLEQDIAELEGEEKQMFLEELGVEESGLDRLIKCSYALLGLISFLTYGKDECRAWTIKKGTKAPQAAGKIHTDIERGFIRAEVIAYEDMVKCGSVAAAREKGQLRSEGKEYVVQDGDMIYFRFNV
- a CDS encoding trypsin-like peptidase domain-containing protein; translated protein: MYNDEKNLYHYTYRKDGSESGHEPQAEAQPSVDDQLRAFQDQNGPQRPIQEMKPVKKNRMGLKITALALCCALLGGAVGGGVAWGISRSGSGTSINVSSRPATTVSINKVDGKTEMSDAEVYAATVNSVVSIRTSATSGTNFFGQAVETASAGSGFVLTADGYIVTNYHVVKDADTVTVTMYNGDEYNALYVGGDEDYDIAVIKVEATGLPAVTLGDSSTLNVGDHVLAIGNPLGELTFSMSGGMVSSVNRTINVDGTPFNMIQTDASINPGNSGGPLMNSYGEVVGIVSAKYSSYSDESVEGLGFAIPINDVYAMIEDIMTNGYVTNKPYLGIFGGSMTEQMAAQYRYDISEGVFVYSVEEGSAAEKAGLQMGDVITKVDDTTISTMEDLTAVKKQYSAGDTVTFTVYRQGETITLSLTWDATPADTAANENQDQTVQDNSQYGGYDPYDLFDYFFGGGR